Part of the Desulfovibrio sp. ZJ209 genome, TCGGAACGTGTGTGAATGCAAAGATCCTGACGATCGCCAACCAGAAAGGAGGCGTGGGCAAGACCACCACCTCGGTCACGCTCGGAAGCGCGCTCGCGCGCGAGGGCAGGCATGTCCTCCTGCTCGACCTCGACCCGCACGCCTGCGCCACGCTGCATGCGCGGATCTTCCCCGAGGAGGTGGCCGAAAGCCTGTATGACATCTTCCTTGCCGACGAGGCGGCGTGGCCCCAGCTCTGGCCGCGAGTCATCCACACCGGGGCGCTCCAGGGCATGGACATGGCGCCCGGGCATATCCGGCTCTCGGAACTGGAGGTGGACTTCCGCGAGCGGCGAGCCAAGGGGGCGGTGCTCGCGCGAAGCCTTGCGGCGCTGAAGGAGAAGTATGACTTCATCATCCTGGATTGCCCCCCGCATGCGGGCATCCTGCTGGTGAACGCCCTGGTGGCCGCGGACTTGCTGATCATCCCCATCCAGACGGATTTTCTCGCGCTGCATGGGCTGAAACTGCTCTTTGACACGCTGCATATCCTGAACAAGGTGCTCCCGGCGCCCATCCGCTACCGGGCGGTACCGACCATGTATGACAGGAGGGCCAAGGCCTGCACGCGCGTGCTAGAGCTCATGCGGCAAAAAATGGGCGGCGCCGTCTTCCAGACGGTCATCAGCGTGGACACGCATTTTCGGGAGGCGAGCGCCCGCGGCTGCTCCATTTACGACATTGACGCCCGCTCCCGCGGGGCGCTCGGCTATGCCAGCCTGGCGCAGGAAGTGCAAAATTTATGGTAAAGACGCCCGAGGAGTATTTTTCCGCGCTCGACCTCGCCGGACCCGGCGCAGGCGGCGCCCTGAACGACGCCGAGCGCGCCTTCGTTGAAAAATACGTTGGGGCGGAGCTTCTGGGCGGCCTCCCTGCCGTGGGCGGCGCAAGCGCGCCGGCCGCGCCGCAGAAGCCGGCGCCCACGCTCCGGGAGCGGCTTCAGGGCGAGGCGCGCGTCCAGATGGTGTCGTTCTTCGTGGCGGAACAGCTCTTTTTGCTGCCCGTCGCCGGCATCCAGGAGGTTTTGCGGCATATCGAGCTCGTGAAGGTGCCCATGGCGCCCTCCTTCGTGGCCGGCGTCATCAACCTGCGCGGCCGGGTCACGCCGCTCATTCTCCTGACGGACCTGCTCACCAATGAGGGCGGCGCCTATACCGAGCGCAGTTCCATCATCGTCTGCGGCGCGGACATGCTGCAGCTGGGGCTGATTGTGGACAGGGTGCACACCATGCACATGGTGGAGCAGGAAAAAATTTTGTGGAACGTGGAATCCAAGCTGGGAGAAAGCGCGGACTTTCTGTGCGGCGTCGTTGACCTCGACGATCATGTCTGCGGCATCGTCGCCCCGGAACAGATCACGCAACGGCTGCTCGCCTGAGGGCGCGGGCACCCTCACATTTGAAACTGTGGCGGGAAGGGCGCCGCGCGGGCGCGCCTCCCTTCAGCACGATTCACGCCGGGCTTTTGCGAAAGCGCGGCAGTACGCTCGGGAACAGGTGTCAAAATGAAACATATCATGGTCGTCGATGATTCAAAGACCATTCGCAACCTGGTGGCCTTTGTCCTCAAGACCGAAGGCTTCAAGGTGACGACCGCCGAGGACGGGCTGGACGCCATCGAAAAGCTCTACAGCCTTGAGCCGGTGGACCTCATCGTGTCGGATGTCAACATGCCCCGCATGGACGGCTTCACCTTCATCAAGACCCTGCGCACGCAGGATGCCTACAAGGACATCCCCATCATCGTCCTCTCCACCGAGGGCCAGGAGCAGGACATCCAGACGGGCATGAGCCTCGGCGCCAACCTTTACATGGTCAAGCCCGCGCAGCCCGAAAAAATGGTGCGCAATATAAAGATGCTTCTTGGCTAGCCGATAAGACCAGCAGTATCACCCCCGGGCGCGGGGCTGCTTTTTAGCCACAGGTAAGGAATGGGTATGAGCCAAGACTTCTTTGATCCGGAACTCGTTGCCGACTTCATTGCGGAAGCCAAGGAACATCTTGAGACCATCGAACCCAACCTGCTCGAACTTGAGAAGGCTCCCGACAATCTCGCCCTGCTGAACGATATTTTCCGGCCCATGCATTCGCTCAAGGGCGCGTCCGGCTTTCTTGGCCTTAACCGCATCAACCATCTCGCGCACAAGTCGGAAAACATCCTCGACGAGCTCCGCAAGGGGAGCATGCAGGTCACTTCCGAGATCATGGACGTTATCCTGTCGTCCACGGACGCCCTGCGCCAGATGATCGAGAACCTTGAAAGCACCAATTCCGAGGGCGATGTCGAGACGGAATCCATCATGGCGCAAATCGACGCCATCATGGCGGGCGAAAGCGCCAAGCCGGTGGCCCCGGAGGAAAGCGCCCCCGAGGAGGCGGGCGCGGAGGAAGCCCCCGTCGAAGACGCCGCGCCCATCGAGGTGGAGGCCGAGG contains:
- a CDS encoding response regulator, with the protein product MKHIMVVDDSKTIRNLVAFVLKTEGFKVTTAEDGLDAIEKLYSLEPVDLIVSDVNMPRMDGFTFIKTLRTQDAYKDIPIIVLSTEGQEQDIQTGMSLGANLYMVKPAQPEKMVRNIKMLLG
- a CDS encoding ParA family protein, whose protein sequence is MNAKILTIANQKGGVGKTTTSVTLGSALAREGRHVLLLDLDPHACATLHARIFPEEVAESLYDIFLADEAAWPQLWPRVIHTGALQGMDMAPGHIRLSELEVDFRERRAKGAVLARSLAALKEKYDFIILDCPPHAGILLVNALVAADLLIIPIQTDFLALHGLKLLFDTLHILNKVLPAPIRYRAVPTMYDRRAKACTRVLELMRQKMGGAVFQTVISVDTHFREASARGCSIYDIDARSRGALGYASLAQEVQNLW
- a CDS encoding chemotaxis protein CheW — encoded protein: MVKTPEEYFSALDLAGPGAGGALNDAERAFVEKYVGAELLGGLPAVGGASAPAAPQKPAPTLRERLQGEARVQMVSFFVAEQLFLLPVAGIQEVLRHIELVKVPMAPSFVAGVINLRGRVTPLILLTDLLTNEGGAYTERSSIIVCGADMLQLGLIVDRVHTMHMVEQEKILWNVESKLGESADFLCGVVDLDDHVCGIVAPEQITQRLLA